The sequence TAGAGTGTCTTCGTGTCCACCCCCAAGTATCCAGCCATATCTCGTTGAGTCATGCTTGCCCCCTTTTTGGGCAAAATTTACTCATTCCATCATGAGGCCACAACAAAGGAACATTTCCATAAAGTTTATATAAATTCAGTAATATTTACCTTTTTATAAGATAGAATTAGGGATTATTTTCTTTTAAATATCTACTATTTTCAAGCTAGAACAACCCCCAAAGGCGAATTATGACTCAATTCCCCTTGCGACACTCCCTGCTTCTTGAAGGCGAAGCCCACCTTGTCAGTCAAGCCGCGACAAGGATCGCCAATGAGTGGAGAGAATCTCTACAGCTTATCACCTGCCTAGCCGAAAACCTAGACGACCCAGAAGGAAAGCTCCCCTCTCTTACGAGGATTCAATCCTTGCAAAAAGCGATTCTAAAAGAGGTTGATCTCATAAGCCAACAGATCGCTCGATTTTGCGACCTAGCCCAAAACGACACCCATCCCTCCCTTTTTCGACCTCATGCCGAAATCTCCAAAATCCTCCAACTCCTAGAGGGAGATTTGAAAGCCAAGGGGATCGTCTCTTGTGTCCAACAGGGGGAATCATTGGAGCTCTTTGGATTAAAGCATGATTTTCAAAAAGCCCTCTTTGCCCTCTCCCTCCTCCTTCTTCATCAAGCCAATGGGGGAGAATCTTTGATCTGGGAGCTTAAACTCCAGTCAAACCTCCTCCAAATTCAGGTTAAACTCCATCCCTCCCCCTCTCTTGGAGGCGAATCCTTACCTCTTCGATCCTCTCTTCTCCTCTTAAGTCGAGCCCTTCTTAAGCACTCTGGCCATCAGCTCTCCTATTATCCCAAAGAGTTCTCTTTTAGGATTCTCGCTCCTCTTAGTCCATTCTAGAACGATTCGATTAGCTCCCCCACCCTCTTTATATGCCTCTCTTGCGCCTTGATTTTTCTCTCATAACTATCAGGACGCCTGAGATTCTTGATCTCCTCGCGAAGCCTTGCAAGCTCATCCCTTGGGGAGAGCGGGCTCTTTTTGAGAAAGTCGGCGTATTGCTCTAGCGTCTCTTTTGTCCTATCTAGATAGACATTTGTCTCCTCAATTTGAAAGGTGATCAAGGCAATAAATCGCTCACTCGCCCCCTGCCAATCCCCCTCTCCCACGCGCTCCTCTATGAGCCGCTCTAGCACCCTTGTCTCGTAATCATCCAAAGGCACATCCTTGCCGCTTCCACCATCAAGAATATAGAGTATCGAGGGACCATGGTCATTCTCTTGGCGAATCTTCTGACAAGCCTCCACAGCCCCCTGGAATTGCGCCCAATAATCGCGTGTGATTCCAAGCGCTCTATCTCGCTCTAGTTTCTCGTCATTAAACAGCGCCAGCCTCTCATATAGAGGAAAAAGCCTCCCCATCTCACGCAGATAATACTCTCGATTCCTCTCAAAAAAGGGGCTCTTTGGAGTCATCTCTCCCTCTTGGCACTTTTGTAGCTCACGCTTAGCATCCTCGATGAGATAAGCGATGGAGCTTTTGTGCCTGTAGGCGATATCATCGTAGTAGCGAAGTTTATCTTTGAGATAGACCGCTTTCTCCTTGGGAGCCTCGAAGCCCTCAACATCCTTCATCGTGCGCCTCATCCACTCCAGCCGATCACGCCCAAAATAGGCACAATCCACCCCCTGCGCCTTGGAGAAATAGTCTTGATAGAGCGCCTCATACGCTCCCCTATCAGGAAAAATCGACCCTTTATGATAATCCCACGCCAAAGCCAAAAGGATCGAAATAACCACCAAAAGAGCGACTAGGTATTTTAGATTCTTCACACTCCTAAGACCTTAAACGAACCATCACATGGGTGTTGGAGGAGCCATCTTTGAAAGGAATCTTCTTTAGCTCAACAAAATCAAGCGTCTCAATCAGCCTGCCAAGCTTGTCATATCCATAGTTTCGCGGATCAAAAGCAGGATGATTCTTGGAAATATAGAGTCCAATGCTCGCCAAAGGCACCCAATCATCCTCTTTCATGGTGGCTTTAATCGCAGGCTGAATGATGCTTTTGAGTGCCTTGGATTCGCTCTTGCTCCATGAATCATTCCAGCTGCTCTCAGGGCGTCTTTGCTCCTCTTGACGCAGGATCTCTGTGTAGATGAACTTATCGCACGCCGCCACAAACGCCTCGGGAGTCTTCTTCTCTCCAAAGCCATAGACGACTAGCCCCGATTCTCGAATTCTTGTGGCTAAACGCGTGAAATCACTATCCGAGGAGACGAGGCAAAACCCCTCCAAAGGCGCATCATGAAGCAGATCCATCGCATCAATGATGAGCGCCGAATCAGTCGCATTTTTGCCGCTAGTGTAGTTAAACTGCTGAATAGGGGCGATGGCGTATTTATGCAGATGCTCCTTCCAGCTTTTGAGATTGCTGCTCGTCCAATCCCCATAGGCTCGCTTGATATTGAGCGTCCCATACTTAGAAATCTCCGCTAAAAGCTCGCCAAGCACGCTCGCTTGGGCGTTATCAGCATCAATAAGTACAGCAAGACGCTTTGAGCCGTTCTCTTTTTCTATCTCCATCTTTTTCCTTTTTGGAAGTTTGGCTTGGCTTGTAGTCGTTTTGAGCGCCAAAATATGTTTAAATTATGCCTAGATTTCACTCAAAAGCGAGCCCCCATGAGCCAAAAACAACCGATCAATCTTGTCCTCTCAGGCGGCGGCACTCGCGCCATCGGACATCTCGCCATCATCTCCGCCCTCCTAGAGCGGGGTTTTGAGATCAGGGCTATTTCAGGCTCCAGCGGAGGAGCGATCGTAGGTTCACTGCTTGCCAGCGGCAAAAGCCCCAAGGAGTGCTATGATCTCCTCTTAAAGACCAACTTTGTGCGCCTCTTTGCCTTCAAAATGAGCCAAGGTGGACTCTTTCATCTTAAGCGCGGAGAGGCCTATTTGGAGAAGATTCTTGGAATCAAAGAGTTTAGTGAGCTCTCTTTGCCTCTATATGTCTGCGTGGTGGATCTCAAAGAGGGGCGACCTTTTTTCTTAAGCGAAGGGAACATAGCCAAGGCGGTCATTGCCTCTAGCTCCATCTCCCCTTTTATGCGACCCGTAGAGATGGAGGGGCGGATGGGGGCGGATGGGGGAATCATGAACAACCTCCCCATAGAGCCCTTTTTGGAGGAGAATCTCCCCATCATTGGAATCAATGTCAACCCAAATCGCCCCTTTCACAGCCACTCCATGGTCTCCATCGCCAAGCGCGCGCTCTTTTTGCAATTTTATTCTAATATCCTAGAGCGCTCCAAACTCTGCTCTCTCTATCTAGAGCCTAGCGGAATTGATGCCTACACTATCTATGACCTCAAAAGCCTAGAGAGCGTCTATAACCTATGCCAAGAGTGGTGCGAAACGAATCTAGACGCTCTTATCGGTGATGTTCCCCTTCATGTTCTCCGGCCGTAGCTTCATACTGCTTGGCTCGACAAACCCAAAAGGTTGACTCTCTAGCCGTTCGTTGTTAGACTTGATCACCTCGGTGATGGCAGGGGTCAGGCTCACGGCACTTTTTTGATGTTTTTGCGTCTCATGAAGAGAAGGGAACGCGGTATTAAGGCTCACTTGCATCGGCTCCTCCTTGAGCGTTTAGTGTATAATATTCCTCATTTTCACCCAAGAACGCTTAAAGGATTCCCATGCCCTATGTGAACATCAAAATCACCCAAGAGGGGGCGACCCCTGAACAAAAAGAGCGCCTCATCCAAGGTGTCACAGAGCTTCTTCAAAAGGAGCTGGGTAAAAATCCTGCCACCACCGTGGTGGTGATTGAGGAGGTGCCAACAGACAACTGGGGCGTGGGAGGCGAGAGCATCACCAAGCGCCGCGCCAAAGGGGTCTAAGTGCACTTTCTCTACATTCATGGCTTTGCTAGCAGCGGGGAGAGCCATAAGGCCAAAGCGCTTAAGGCGGGGCTTGCACCTTATGAGGTGATGACGCCCACCCTCTCTTATGTTCCCTCTCTGGCATTTCAAACCCTTCGCCAACTCGTCGATGAGAGTCTCGCTCAAAAAGAGGAGCTAACCCTCATTGGCGCCTCTTTGGGGGGCTATTATGCAACCCAGCTCTCTTGGCTCTATAATCTCAAAGCGATTCTCATCAATCCCGCCATTACCCCCTATGAAACGCTCAAACTCGCCATCGGTGAAATAATCAACTACTCCACCAAGGAGCGATTCCTTTGGACGCACGCCCACCTAGAGGAGCTCAAAACGCTCTACACTCCCCACCCCGACGAATCCAAGCTCCTTCTGCTCCTCCAAAAAGGGGATGAGCTCCTTAACTATCTTGATGCCCTCAAACGATTCCCTAAGGCAAAAAATATCATTGAGGAGGGAGGAAATCACCAATTCCAAGGAATCGAGCGCCACATTGAGATGATTCTTCACTTTGCCAAGGGAGAAGATGCGTAGAATCTTTATTCTTGAGGACGACCCCCTTCTTGGCGAGATTTTAGAAGAACACCTCCAAAAGCGCTTTGAGGTGACACTTCTTCAAGAGGGGCTGGCGGCTGAAGAGTGCCTCCTTAAAGAGCGATTTGACCTCTGGCTCCTCGATATTCAAGTTCCAGGCCTAAACGGTCTAGAACTTCTTAAAAATCTCCGCACGCTTGGCTTTAAAACCCCTGCTATCTTCATCACCTCTCAAAACAGCTCCAAAGACCTCAAGGCAGGCTTTGAAGCGGGTGCGCACGACTACATTCGCAAGCCTTTTGATCTTGATGAGCTGGATGCAAGAATCCAAAACCTCTCTAACCTCTTTGGCCTAGGCGAAGAGGAGGAGGTCGCCCCTGGAATCACCTTTTTAGCCAATCGCAACCTTCTCATCCTCCAAGGCAAGAGCTTTTCGTTGCGCAAAAAAGAGGCGGAGATATTCTCTCTCTTCCTCCAAAATCGCGGAAAAACACTCACGCCCGCTGAGATCATCGCCAACATTTGGAGGTATGAAGAGACGCCCACCCCCTCCACCTTACGAAGCCACATCAAAAGCCTTCGCAAACTCCTAGGAGATGAGCTTATCCAAAATATTCGAGGCTTGGGGTATCGCTTTGGTTGAGTATGAGAGAGGCTCGCTTTTACGCTTCCTTGGACTCTATCTTGGCTCCACGCTTCTCTTGCTAGGAATCATCATCGCCCTCTTCTACCAAAATAGCCAAAAATCTCTCCTAGAGAGCGCCTATTTGAGGCTTGAGGTGGAGGCGGGCGAGATCGCCAAAGAGATTGTCTTGGCCCATATGCACGGTCAAACCCTTACCGCACTCCATCACCCCATCGATGCCCATCTCACCCTTTATGATATTGAAGGAAGAAGAATCGCAGGACTTGAAGCCCCTTTTGATCTCACGATTCGGCGAGGGGAGATCGAGGGGCTTTTGTATGTGGTGAACGACTCAGCCTTTGGGCATTTAGGCATCGATCACATTGTCCTCTCCATGGAGAAAAACCTCCAAAGCCTTGAGAGCCTTAAGGGCTATCTGCTCTTGGGATTTGCCCTCTTAGCCCTTCTTTTGGGGCTCTTCTCCTATCTGCTTTCACGCCTCTTTTTGCGCCCTATCAAAGAGGAGATAAAGCGCATCGACTCTTTCATCAAAAACGCCACACACGAGCTCAACACACCCCTAACTGCCCTGCTTGCCACGGCTAAATCTCTTCAAAAAGGAGAGGTGGATGAAAAAAAGATCTCCCGATTGCTCCTCATCGCCAAACAGATTGAGCACCTCTATAGTGACCTCTCCTATCTCTTTTTTAAAGATATTCGCCACCAAGAGGATCGATTCTTTGATTTGGGAGAGTTGGCACGCTCTAGGGCACTCTACTTTGAAGAGCTCGCCAACAACCGCGCTCTTTTTATCCAAACCACCCTGCACTCCTTAGAGATCAAGATGGATGAGGTGCTAGCGGAGCGAATCATTGACAATCTACTCTCCAATGCCATCAAGTATGCCCATGCGGGCACTTCCATTGAGCTGATTGTCCAAAAAGAGGGGTGGCTCTATGTCCAAAATGAGGGGGCGGAGATTCCACAAGAAGAGGGAGAGAAAATCTTTGAGCGCTACTATCGATTCCACCCCTCTTCCAAGGGGGCGAGCGGCCTTGGTATCGGACTTAGCATCATCAAGGAGATCACCTTGAGCTACCATCTTCCCCTTTTTCTCTCCTCCAAAGAGGGAAAAACGCGCCTAGGAGTGGACTTCTCGTCCCTAATCTCCTAGAGAATCAAGGCGAGAATCTAAACTCTTTTTGCTCTTCACCCCCAGCTCCCTGAGTCGCTCAGCACGCCGTATCAGATTCCCTTTGCCCTCTTTGAGCTTGGCTAGTGCTTCGCTGTAGATTTTCTCGCTCTTTTCGATCTGCTCTCCAATCTTTAAGAAATCCTCGGTGAATCCAACCAGCTTGTCATACATACTGCCCGCCTCTCTAGCGATCTCTTCGGCATTTTGACTCTGTCGTTCATACCGCCAAATATGGTGAATGGTTCGCAAAGTCACCAAGAGCGTGGAGGGGCTCACTAGAATGATGTTCTTCTCATAGGCCTCCACAAAAAGCCTAGGATCGTGTCGCAACGCCTCAATGAAGGCTCCCTCAATAGGAATGAACATCAGCACAAAATCAAGACTTCGCTCTTTAAGGAGAGAATCGTAGCTCTTAGAGGAGAGCTCTTTGAGGTGATTCTTGATGGAGCGGATATGCTCGGCAATGTCTTGAGGCTGCTGCGAATGGATGAAGCGCTCATAGGCGGTGAGCGAGGCCTTCGAATCGATCACTACATCGCGATTCTCCGGGAGGTGGACAATCACATCAGGACGCAAAAGCCGCCCCTCTTCACTTTTGAAGCTCGTCTGCACCTCATACTCTCGCCCCTTGGAGAGCCCCGAATCCTCCAAAATCTTCTCCAAAATCATCTCGCCCCAGCTCCCCTGCGTCTTGCTCTCGCCCTTGAGCGCTTGGGCTAGATGGAGTGCCTCTTCAGAGATTTTGAGATTGAGTGCCTTGAGATTCTTGATCTCATTCTCCAAAACCGCTCGCCCCTCCATCTCTTTGGCATGAGTCTCTTCCACTTTTTGACGAAAGGTTTTGATCTGCTCGCTGAGGGGCTTAAGAATCAGCCCCAGGGTCTCATTCTGCTTTTGCCCTAGGCGCTCACCCTTCTCCTCGAGGAACTTTTGCGCCAGCTCGCCAAACTCAAGCTTGAGCCGCTCTTGGGTCTGAGTCAAAAACCGCTCCTTCTCCAAAAGCATCTCACGCTCTTTTTGAAGCGTAGTCTCCAGCGAAGAGATTTGCGCAATATAGCGATTCTCCTCCTTTTGGCGCTCCTCTAATCGCCCCTCTAAAAGTCGCTTCTCCTCTTTGAGGGTGGAGAGCTGTTGCTGGGATAGATCGTTTTGGAGTTTTTGCGACAAAAGCTCATTTCTTGTTCGCTGAAGAAAGAAGAGAAGCAGAATGATTCCCGCCCCCAAGAGGGCAAGAAGAAGAATCTCAACCTCCAAGGTAGCGCTTTTTGATCTCGGCGTTATGAAGGAGATTAGAAGCAGCGTCACTCAAAACCACCTTGCCATTTTCTAGGACATAGGCTCTATCGGCGACTTTGAGCGCAGCAAAGGCATTTTGCTCCACGAGCAAGATCGTGATTCCCTCACTTCTTAGTCGTGTGATCGTGTCAAAAAGCTCTCCCACGATCTTGGGGGCCAGCCCTAAGCTTGGCTCATCGAGCATCAAAAGTTTAGGCTCTCCCATGAGCGCTCTAGCGATGGCTAGCATCTGCTGCTCTCCTCCGCTCATCGTACCCGCCAACTGCGCACATCGCTCTTTTAAACGAGGGAAAAGCTCATACATTCGATCCCGCATGCGCTCGAAATTTTCATCATTGTTGTAGGCTCCCATGCGAAGATTCTCTTCAATGGTGAGGTTGATGAAGACCTTTCTTCCCTCTGGCACGAGTGCGATTCCTCGCTGGATGATCTTATGCGTGGGGAGCTTAGAGATGTTCGCTCCAAAAAACTCCACCTCTCCTTTGGTTTTGACCGAATTGACGATCGCGCCAAGCGTGGAGGTTTTGCCCGCCCCATTGCTTCCAATGAGGGTGACAATTTCATGCTCTTCGATGTGGAAATCCACCCCTTTAAGCCCCTCAATGAGCCCATAATAGACATGGAGTCCTTTAATCTTCAACATTGGCAATATCCCCCAAATAAGCAGCGATCACGTGCTCATCGTTAATCGCTTCATGCGGCGTGCCGCTAAAGAGCATCTTGCCATAATCCAATACCAAGACGCGATCGCAAAGACGATTGACAAAAGGCATATCATGCTCAATCAAAAGGACACTCAATCCAAAATCCTCTTTCATCCGAAAAATAAGCTCGGCCAGCTCCTCGGTCTCCTTGGGATTCATCCCCGCGGCTGGCTCATCAAGGAGCAGAAGCTTTGGCGAGGTGGCAAGAGCTCTGGCGATCTCGACCTTGCGCTGATTCCCATAGCTAAGATTGGTGGCCTTCATCGAGGCGAACTCTTCGATTCCGATATAGCGGAGAATCTCCATCGCCTTCTCTCTTGCCTTTTTCTCTTCGGAGAAGAATCGACCAAAGCGAAATGCCGCCTCAATAAAGCTATAGCGCATGGAGGCGTGAAAGCCAATCAAAACATTCTCTAGCACGCTCATGCTCTCAAAAAGGCGAATGTTTTGAAAGGTTCGCGCGATTCCCTTGGTGACGATTTTATTAGGCTTATATCGAGTGATCTCCTCTTCTAGGAGCTTCACGCTCCCCGAAGTGGGCTTGTAGTTAGCGGTGATGATGTTAAACATAGTCGTTTTGCCTGCCCCATTGGGCCCAATGAGTCCAAAAATCTCTCCCGATTCAATAGAGAAGCTCACGCCATCAATCGCTCTTAATCCGCCAAACTGCATCACGGCGCTAGAAACTTCTAAAATCTTCATGAGCGCCTCCTTCTAAAGAGCTCCCACAGCTCTTTTTTGCCCATGATTCCCTCTCTCGCAAAAAGCATGAGAATGAGCAAAATGACCGAGAAAATAACCATTCTAAGACCCGGATAGGTGCCAAGATCTTGTCCAAAAAAGGAGAGGGGCTGATCGAGGAATCGTAGCCACTCGCCCCCGCCAATGACAATAATCGCCCCCAAAATAGCTCCGCTAGTGCTCCCTAGGCCCCCAAGCACGATGATGATGAGAAGCTGGAAGGTGAGCATAAAATCAAAAAGATCAGGAGAGATCGTAGTGAGGAGCGCGGCAAGCAACCCTCCGCCGATTCCCTCCAAAAAGGCGCTCGTGGTGAAAGCGCAGGTTTTGATTCTAAAGGTGTCAATCCCCATCGCAATCGCCGCATCCTCATCATCCCTCACGGCTTTCATCGCGCGTCCAAACTTTGAATAGACAATTTGCAGAATCAAGATCGTTGCCGCCAGAGCGATGATTCCACTCCAGTAGATGTTAGTGATTTGAGGAATCTCGTTGAGTCCAATCGCTCCGTTGGTGATTTGGGGGTTGTTCACCGCCAAAATCTTGATGATGAATCCAAACCCTAGCGTCACAATCGCTAGATAATCGCCCCTCACTCTAAAGACAGGGAAGGAGAGCAGAAGTGCCAAAAGAGCCGCACAAACCCCGCTAGCTAGGAGCGCAGGAATGAAGCTAGAGCTCATCCAAAGCACCAGTGCGTGGGGATCGGCGAGCTGATACATATCCAGCTTTGCCTCAGGACTTAGGAGCATGATGGAGGTGATATAGGCTCCCACTGCCACAAAGCCATTGGGCTCCAAAGAGAGCTGACCCGTGACTCCATTAATGAGGTTATAACTCACCGCTAGAATCGCGAAAATGAAGATGTTATTCATGATTCTTAAGATGTAGTCATTGAAATAGTTCTGACTCATCCATAGCCAAGAGATCAAAAGCGCATAGAGAATCGCATGAAGGAAAAGGGTCTGAATCGAATTTTGAGGTTTGAAAATCTTCTCCATTAGAATCGACTCCTCTCCAAGCGCTCATCCCCCATGATTCCCACAGGTCTAAAGAGAAGCACTAGAATTAAAAAGAGGAAGGCAAAGGCATCCTTATAGCCGCTTAATTCAGGAAATAGCGCCACCACAACCACCTCAGTGAATCCAAGGATAAATCCTCCAAGCACTGCGCCCGTCACGCTTCCAATCCCGCCCAAAACCGCGGCTGCAAACGCCTTAAGGCCAATAAGAACCCCCATTAGCGGATCAATGGTGGGGTAGCTAATCGCATAAAAAATCCCTCCCACGGCCGCTAGAGCACTTCCCATGATAAAGACGATAGAGATAATTTGATTGGCATCCACCCCCATGAGCCTCACGGTGTTCACATCAAACGCCACCGCTCTAATGGCCATCCCTTGCTTGGTGCGATAGAGCACATAGAGCAAGATCCCCAAAAGAAGGAGCGTCACCAAAGGAACAATCAGAGCGATATGGGTCAAAACGAGATGCGAAAGCGAGAGGGTCTCATTGAAAAAAGCGGGAGCCTCAAAGGATTTGGGAGTGCTTCCAAAAAAGACGTTGAAGATGTTCTCCAAGAAAAAGCTCACACCAATAGCCGTGATGAGCATGGAGATTCGGGGGGCGTTTCTTAAGGGTTTGTAGGCAATCTTGTCGATCACCACTCCAAGAAGCGCTGAAAAAAGAATCGAAAGCAATGCAGCCGCCCAAAAAGGGAGAGCAAAGCTAGAGACCCCAAAAAACACTAAAAAAGCGCCCACCATCATCACATCCGCGTGCGCGAAGTTTATGAGGCGCAAGACCCCATAAACCATCGTATAGCCAATCGCAATGAGAGCGTACATGCTCCCAAGGCTTACGCCATTAATTAACTGTTGAAAAAAGGTTAAAATATCCATCAAAGCCCTAGATTAAGGATTAATCGTGGTCTTATAGACCATCTCTCCGCTCTTCACCTCGTTGATGACCGCGCTCCTCACCGCATCGCCATTCTCAAGCGAGATGGTTCCTGTGATTCCCTCGAAATTCTTTGTGGCGCGAATGTTTTGATTCACGCACTCTTTGTCTTTAGGGTTGGTGCACTTCTCCATGGCGCTGGTGATGATTCCATAAGCATCGGCAATCATAGCGGCGAAGGTGTGGACTTTCTCGTTGTTGTATTTTTTCGCATAAGCCGCCATAAACTCTGCGCCCTTGGGGGTTTGCTTGGCATCAGGAGAGTAGTAATCCGTTGCCATGTAGCCCTCAATCGCCTCTTTGCCTACTTCAAAGAAGACCTTATCCGCGGCAATTCCATCTCCGCCAATAAAGGGAACATTGAGACCTAGCTGCTTGGATTGAATCGCGATCAAAGCCGCTTCGTTGGAGTAAATAGGAATATAGACTACATCCACACCCTTGGCTTTGACGCTAGAGATTTGCGCTTTGAAATCCTTGGTGCCCGCAGGAACTTGAGCCTCAATCTCAATCTTACCTCCTAGCTTGGTGAACTGCTGCTTGAAAGCCTTGGTGAGGCCGATAGAATAGTCACTGCCGCTATCAAACAAAACGGCCGCTTTTTTGGCCTTGAGATCGTTGTAGGCGAGATTAGCCCCAATAACCCCCTGAAAACTATCCGAGAAGCAGACACGACTCACGTAGTTGCGTCCCTTGGTCACTCGGTCGTTGGTTGCCACAGGAGCTATCAAAGGCGTCTTGGTGTCATCGGCGATCTTGGTCATGGCCAGCGTGTTAGTCGAGGTGAGCGCTCCAATAACCGCGTCCACTTTATCGCTGGAGACGAGCTTTTGCATGGCGTTGGCCGATTCGATCTTGTCGCTTTTGTTATCAACAACCACGAGCTTGATGGTGTCGCCATTGGCGAGCGTGGGTTTGAGCTCATTGATCAGCGTGATGCCTTTATTGGCGGATTGTCCATAACCGCCAATAGCGCCACTTAGGGGCAAAACCACTCCGATTTTCACTTCAGCCGCGACAAGTGAACCCGCCGCTACCGCTGATATAAGTGCAAGTTTGAACATTCCCTTCATCTTTGTCTCCTTTTTGTCATCGATTTGGATTTAAAAAATGCGAATATTATAGTGAGCGCAACCTTTAGATTCCTACACCCAAATGCCCAAAATATGAGCATTGTTTCGTTTTTTCTTACGGGGCATCCCTAAAAAAGAGGATAATTTTGACGAATCGCCTCATAGAGCACAATACCTGTGGCTGTGGCTAGATTGAGACTTCGGTTTCCCTCTTTCATTGGAATCTTGAGCATGGCTTGAGGGTGCGCCTCTAAAAGCACTTGAGGAAGCCCCGCATCCTCACGCCCAAAATAGAGATAGGCGCTAGGAGGCAATGAGGCCTCAAAATAGGCGCGCTTGGCTTTGGTGGTGAGCAAAAAATGACTCTCGCCAAAAGGGTGTGCCTCTGTAAACGCCTCCAAAGAGCTCCACTCATAGAGCTCTAAATGCTCCCAATAGTCCATCCCTGCGCGCTTAATCTCTTTTTGAGAGAGGGTGAATCCTAGCGGATGAATGAGATGGAGTGCGCTTTGAGTGGCGGCACACAAGCGCCCAATATTGCCCGTATTTTGGGGGATTCTTGGCTCAACCAAAACGATCTGCAGCTTCATTCTCTAGAGCCTCTAAGCCAAGCCTTCAAAAGGAGAGCGAAGCTTTTGGCGTGACTCTTCATCATTAATCCCAGACGGCGCTTGATGATGAGCTGGCGAACCTCTTGGGCCTCTTTAGAAGATAACGGTTTTGTTGCCATGGACGAAAATCCGATCATGGAGCGCTAGATTGAG comes from Wolinella succinogenes DSM 1740 and encodes:
- a CDS encoding branched-chain amino acid ABC transporter permease, with protein sequence MEKIFKPQNSIQTLFLHAILYALLISWLWMSQNYFNDYILRIMNNIFIFAILAVSYNLINGVTGQLSLEPNGFVAVGAYITSIMLLSPEAKLDMYQLADPHALVLWMSSSFIPALLASGVCAALLALLLSFPVFRVRGDYLAIVTLGFGFIIKILAVNNPQITNGAIGLNEIPQITNIYWSGIIALAATILILQIVYSKFGRAMKAVRDDEDAAIAMGIDTFRIKTCAFTTSAFLEGIGGGLLAALLTTISPDLFDFMLTFQLLIIIVLGGLGSTSGAILGAIIVIGGGEWLRFLDQPLSFFGQDLGTYPGLRMVIFSVILLILMLFAREGIMGKKELWELFRRRRS
- a CDS encoding ABC transporter substrate-binding protein, whose translation is MKGMFKLALISAVAAGSLVAAEVKIGVVLPLSGAIGGYGQSANKGITLINELKPTLANGDTIKLVVVDNKSDKIESANAMQKLVSSDKVDAVIGALTSTNTLAMTKIADDTKTPLIAPVATNDRVTKGRNYVSRVCFSDSFQGVIGANLAYNDLKAKKAAVLFDSGSDYSIGLTKAFKQQFTKLGGKIEIEAQVPAGTKDFKAQISSVKAKGVDVVYIPIYSNEAALIAIQSKQLGLNVPFIGGDGIAADKVFFEVGKEAIEGYMATDYYSPDAKQTPKGAEFMAAYAKKYNNEKVHTFAAMIADAYGIITSAMEKCTNPKDKECVNQNIRATKNFEGITGTISLENGDAVRSAVINEVKSGEMVYKTTINP
- a CDS encoding branched-chain amino acid ABC transporter permease; translated protein: MDILTFFQQLINGVSLGSMYALIAIGYTMVYGVLRLINFAHADVMMVGAFLVFFGVSSFALPFWAAALLSILFSALLGVVIDKIAYKPLRNAPRISMLITAIGVSFFLENIFNVFFGSTPKSFEAPAFFNETLSLSHLVLTHIALIVPLVTLLLLGILLYVLYRTKQGMAIRAVAFDVNTVRLMGVDANQIISIVFIMGSALAAVGGIFYAISYPTIDPLMGVLIGLKAFAAAVLGGIGSVTGAVLGGFILGFTEVVVVALFPELSGYKDAFAFLFLILVLLFRPVGIMGDERLERSRF
- a CDS encoding tRNA (cytidine(34)-2'-O)-methyltransferase, with amino-acid sequence MKLQIVLVEPRIPQNTGNIGRLCAATQSALHLIHPLGFTLSQKEIKRAGMDYWEHLELYEWSSLEAFTEAHPFGESHFLLTTKAKRAYFEASLPPSAYLYFGREDAGLPQVLLEAHPQAMLKIPMKEGNRSLNLATATGIVLYEAIRQNYPLF